The following proteins come from a genomic window of Pseudomonas sp. MAG733B:
- a CDS encoding YbjQ family protein — protein sequence MITTTTHSVEGRQITAYLDIVSAESVQGVNVIRDMFAGMRDIFGGRSQTLERALKEAREQATDEIKERARTLQADAVVGLDFEISMPAGKGGMVVVFVTGTAVKLR from the coding sequence ATGATCACGACCACAACCCATTCGGTCGAAGGCCGTCAGATTACGGCTTATCTGGACATCGTCAGCGCCGAGTCGGTGCAGGGGGTCAACGTCATCCGCGATATGTTCGCCGGGATGCGGGACATCTTCGGTGGGCGTTCGCAGACGCTGGAGCGTGCGTTGAAGGAAGCGCGTGAGCAGGCCACTGACGAGATCAAGGAACGGGCGCGGACACTTCAGGCGGATGCAGTGGTGGGCCTCGATTTTGAGATCAGCATGCCTGCCGGCAAGGGCGGGATGGTGGTGGTATTTGTGACGGGGACGGCGGTCAAATTACGCTGA
- a CDS encoding serine hydrolase, giving the protein MSRLHAAIDGTATRIFAALLCIAPSLANASTSIVFPDAAASDPATLGWMVGSPPPPDRTVRFEDGSYFQFPAMRWSVSNFRQLMPTINVSRGLGAPVPLAIALRKDIDAISFIPIGTKTAMTWEQSLAATYTDGIVVMHRGQIVYERYFGVLKPDGQHAAMSVTKSVIGTLGAMLVAQGQIDAGRQVSDYVPELASSAFGNATVRQVLDMTTGLQYSEDYADPNAEVWAHAKAGSPLPKPRDYSGPRSYYEFLQTVTPQGEHGKVFAYKTVNTDVLGWIISRATGRNVAQLLSEKIWSRLGAEQDAYFTVDSIGTPFAGGGLNTGLRDLARFGEMLRNDGRFNGQQIVPKAVLDDIRRGGDKQAFAQAGFELLKGWSYRSMWWVTDKEGGAYMARGVHGQRIYVDPRAEMVIVRYASHPVAGNSANDPVTLPAFDALAHYLNSKEIQ; this is encoded by the coding sequence ATGTCACGTCTTCACGCCGCTATTGACGGCACAGCCACGCGCATCTTCGCTGCCCTGTTGTGCATCGCGCCATCACTCGCCAACGCATCTACTTCCATAGTCTTTCCCGACGCCGCTGCCAGCGACCCGGCCACGCTGGGCTGGATGGTCGGCTCTCCGCCGCCGCCTGATCGGACCGTGCGTTTCGAAGATGGCAGCTATTTCCAGTTCCCGGCGATGCGCTGGAGTGTTTCGAATTTTCGCCAGCTAATGCCGACGATCAATGTTTCGCGAGGGCTGGGTGCGCCGGTTCCCCTTGCGATCGCCTTGCGCAAGGACATCGATGCCATCAGCTTCATCCCGATCGGGACGAAAACTGCCATGACCTGGGAGCAATCCCTTGCCGCCACTTACACCGACGGAATCGTGGTGATGCATCGCGGCCAGATTGTTTACGAGCGCTACTTCGGCGTTCTGAAACCCGATGGGCAGCACGCCGCGATGTCGGTGACCAAGTCTGTGATTGGCACGTTGGGGGCGATGCTGGTGGCGCAAGGGCAAATCGATGCAGGCAGACAGGTGAGCGATTACGTACCGGAGTTGGCGTCTTCCGCATTTGGCAACGCCACGGTGCGGCAGGTGCTCGACATGACCACAGGCCTGCAATACAGCGAAGACTACGCGGACCCGAACGCCGAAGTCTGGGCTCATGCAAAAGCTGGCAGCCCGTTGCCTAAACCCAGGGACTACAGCGGTCCGCGCAGTTACTACGAGTTTTTGCAGACCGTTACACCGCAAGGCGAGCATGGCAAAGTGTTCGCCTACAAAACCGTCAACACCGACGTATTGGGCTGGATTATCTCCCGTGCCACCGGGCGTAATGTGGCGCAATTGTTGTCGGAAAAGATCTGGAGTCGATTAGGCGCGGAGCAGGATGCCTATTTCACCGTGGACTCCATCGGCACTCCGTTCGCTGGTGGCGGTTTGAATACGGGACTGCGTGACCTGGCGCGGTTTGGCGAGATGTTGCGTAACGATGGCCGGTTCAACGGTCAGCAAATCGTGCCCAAAGCGGTGCTGGACGACATTCGCCGTGGCGGCGACAAGCAGGCTTTCGCTCAGGCGGGTTTTGAGTTGTTGAAAGGCTGGAGTTACCGATCGATGTGGTGGGTGACGGACAAGGAGGGCGGGGCGTATATGGCGCGGGGCGTTCATGGGCAACGAATCTATGTAGACCCGCGGGCCGAGATGGTGATTGTCCGCTACGCCTCGCATCCGGTTGCCGGCAACTCGGCCAATGATCCAGTAACTTTGCCGGCGTTTGATGCGTTGGCTCACTATCTGAACAGCAAGGAAATCCAATGA